The genomic interval AATGAACTTGTTGTCTCTAACGAAAAACTTCATGTCTTGTTTACCCGTCTGAATGAAATTGATCATGCTGAGTATGGGTTGGAATGGGAAGTTTTACCTCCAATTGCCGGTGGGCACCGCTGTTTACGTTACTATATGAGTATGTACGTACGCGCTAACGGTCTAGTCTGCCCATGTGTCGGAGTTGATCTACAAATGGGGTCACTGAGAACAGACTCAATTAAAGACATTCTAAGCTCTGAAGTAGCGCGTCAGACACGTTACATTAACGAGCATATTACAGGCAAATGTAAAACCTGTGATCTTGCCCATACATGCTATGGTTGTCGTGGTGCGGCATATCAACAAGGTGATCTCTTTGCTGAAGATCCAATTTGCTGGCGTGAGAAAAGCAACGGATAACGTCTAATGCAGCCTATTCTTTCCATAAATGATGTCTGCAAAGTTATCCTGAGCATATGCCATTCGGCTGTACAGGAGCAAACGTCCATTCCGTTGCGTAAGCTTGCAACGGATACGAGCCGTTCTGTTGCCTCCATCCTGGAAGGCACGCCTGTTTTGCCTCAACTCATTGCAGTTCATGCTGCCACTATGTTTCAATGCGTTGCCCTTTCAGAATCTCTTTCCGCAGATGATTCTATTGCGCACTGGGCTAATGTTATTTATGACGCATGGTCAAAAGATCCTGCTACCATTACGTTTATTACCTCCGGCTCTACTGGTAACCCCACACCGCAGAAACTGGAAACAGCTTTATTATGGCAGGAAGCACAGGAGTTGCAGCGCACTCTATTGTGTGAGCGAAAACGTATTGTATCTACGGTACCGTGCCATCATGTTTACGGTTTTTTATTCACAATACTGCTTCCTAACATTGCAGAACTTCCGTGTGTAGCGCCAGTTGCATTTCCGTCAAGAGCTTTTATTCGGGGGCTTGAGGCCGGTGATTTTGTGGTGTCCTTTCCACTTTTTTGGAACGGACTTATTATGCAGGATCTTCCGTTTCCTGCGGATATTCATGGTTCTACGTCTACAGCACCCTGTTCTCCAAAGACTATGCACAAGCTCTTATCATTAGGTATTGCACGCATCAGTAATATTTACGGTAGCTCTGAAACGGGTGGGCTTGGATATCAGCATCATCCAGATTCGCCTCTATCTTTGTTTGCTTTTTGGCGACGGATTCGTTGTGACGATATGCAAAATTCTTGGATAGAACGTGTGCATCCTTTGAATATTACACAGACTGCTGTGGCTATTCCTGATCATATAGAA from Halodesulfovibrio sp. MK-HDV carries:
- a CDS encoding AMP-binding protein, which gives rise to MQPILSINDVCKVILSICHSAVQEQTSIPLRKLATDTSRSVASILEGTPVLPQLIAVHAATMFQCVALSESLSADDSIAHWANVIYDAWSKDPATITFITSGSTGNPTPQKLETALLWQEAQELQRTLLCERKRIVSTVPCHHVYGFLFTILLPNIAELPCVAPVAFPSRAFIRGLEAGDFVVSFPLFWNGLIMQDLPFPADIHGSTSTAPCSPKTMHKLLSLGIARISNIYGSSETGGLGYQHHPDSPLSLFAFWRRIRCDDMQNSWIERVHPLNITQTAVAIPDHIEWLSPELFSVKGRKDKIVQVGGMNVSLLKTAECITKHPDVLDCAVRLMRLDEGSRLKAFVLPKSLDSDTVVLRAELYQLCRAHLRPAERPKKITFGTQFPVNAMGKAKDWD